CAACCCTTGGGTGGGAACCGGTCCGTCCCGCGATCTGTCGCCAGAGGTGACCCGGATCGCCCCGGCACTGGCTCGGTTGGTGACCGAGCGCCTCATCGACGCACTCGGCGGCGTCGATGCGATCGAGGCGTTCGGCAAAGCCGCGATTGTCGGAAGCACGGGCGAGATCGAGCACGGCGGCGCACTGATCCACACGCCGTACTTCGGCAACCTGATGCGCGAGTTCCTCGACGGCGAGTCGATCATCTGCTTCGCCGACAGCCGCACCGAAGCCGGTGAGCCCCTTGTGGTTCCGATGTGGCACAAGACCAAGGCAGCCACGCGTAGCCACTATCAGACCGTGAGTACTCGCGTGCCCGACGGCCCGCGCGCCGACGAACTCGTCATCGTCGCGGCCGGGTCGACCGGCCCCCGTCCGCATCCCCGCATCGGGGACCGCACCACCGACCCCGCCGTCACCGTCAAGAGTCTGGAGAGTGTCCTGTCATGAAGCTGCGCAAGATCGTCACCGTCGTCGAGGAGATCCGCACCGAGGGCGGCCGCGAGGTCAACCCACCAGCCCGCGTCGCCGTCGTCGCTGCGGTAATAGAAAATCCGTGGGCTGGTCAGGGTTTCGTGGAAGATTTGGCTCCCGGCATCGACGCAAACGCATCCGATGTGGGCGCACTGCTGGCGCCGCTCGTGCTCGAGGCCCTTGCGGAGCCCGCCGAGGCCTACGGCAAGGCCGCGATCGTCGGGCTCAACGGGGAGGTCGAGCACGGCTCGGGCCTGATCCACACGCTGAAGTTCGGCGACCACTTCCGCAAGGCTGCCGATGCCACCACACTGCTGCCCGCAGTCGAGAAGCGGGGCCCGGCAGGCGTCATCTTCGACATCCCACTCAAGCACATCACTGACGCCACCATCCGATCGCACCATCAGACCGTGGAGGTGCGCATCGCCGACGCCCCGCACGCCGACGAGATCGTCATCGCGCTGGCGGCTGCCTCACAAGGCCGGCCTCAGCAGCGCCTGGCGCCGCTGAGCAGCGAGAAGTAACGGCCCCATGGCTGCGCCGACGCTCGTGCTGTTGCACGGGGTGGGGCTCGACCACACCGTGTGGCAGCCGGTGACCGGACTGCTGGTCGACCGGTACACGGTGATCACGCCGGACCTGCCCGGGCACGGAGTCCGGCCGCCGGCCCCGGCGGGAGTGACGTTGTCGGAGTTGGCCGATGGCGTCGCCGGCGAAATCCCGGCCGGATCGCATCTGGTCGGCTTCTCCCTCGGCGCGCTCGTCGCGCAGCATCTGGCGGTGCACCGGCCGGAACTGGTCTCGACCTTGACCTCGGTCGCTTCGGTATGTCAACGCACACCGGACGAGCGGGCCGCCGTGCTGGCCCGCCTCGAGACCGCGGCCGACGACATGGCGGCGAGTTCGGCCGCGTCCCTGCACCGTTGGTACGACGGAACCGGAGTCAGCCCCGAGCAAATCGCCCGGACCGAGGCCACCCTGCTGGCCAACGACCGGGCCAGCTTCCTGAACTGCTACCGGGTGTTCGCGACGGCCGATGCCGAGATCGGCCCGCAACTCGGACAGATCAACGTGCCCGCACTGGCTGTCACCGGCTCCGACGACCCCGGCTCCACCCCGGAGATGACCGAAAGACTCGCGGCGGCCATTCCCGACTGCGAAGCCGTCGTCATCCCCGGCGCGCGGCACATGCTTCCCGTGCAATGTCCTCGCGAACTCGCCGACTGCCTCATGTCATTCATCGGAAGGTCCGTACATGTCTGATACCCCGAAACTGCAGCACTTCATCGGCGGAAAGCCCACCGAGCCGAACTCCGCCGAGTATTTCGAGAGCACCAATCCGGCCACGCGAGAGGTGCTCTATCGAGCCGCGCGCGGCAGCGCCGCGGACATCGACGCGGCTGTGGCGTCGGCCACCGAGGCCTTCAACGACCCGCGGTGGCGAGATCTGAGCCAGACCAAGCGCGGGCACCTGCTGCGCCGTCTCGGTGACCTGATCGGTGAGCACGCTGAGGAACTCGCCCGCTCGGAGTCGCTCGACAACGGAAAGCTGCTGCGTGAGATGCGCGGCCAGCTCGCCACGCTGCCCGAGTATTACTACTACTACGCCGGTTTGGCTGACAAGATCCACGGCGACGTCATCCCTACCTCGGACCGTCAGGTGCTCAACTACACCGTGCGTGAGCCGCTAGGGGTGGTCGGCGCGATCACTCCCTGGAACTCACCCCTGACGTTGACCACCAGCAAGCTCGCCCCGGCATTGTGCGCGGGGAACACCGTGGTGATCAAGCCGTCCGAATACACGTCGGCGACCGTGCTGAAGCTGGCCGCGCTGGTCATCGAGGCGGGCTTCCCGCCCGGTGCGGTCAACGTGGTCACCGGGTTCGGTACCGAGGCAGGCCAGCCACTCGTGGATCACCCTGGGCTGGCAAAGATCTCGTTCACCGGCAGCACCGCGACCGGGTCGCGGATCGCGTCCGCGACGGCAGGCCGGTTCATCGGGTCGACGCTGGAACTCGGCGGCAAGTCCCCCAACATAGTGTTCGACGACGCCAACGTGGCCAACGCCGCCACCGGTGTGGTGGCAGGCATCTTCGCGGCTGCCGGACAGACCTGCATCGCGGGCAGCCGCGTGTTCGCCCAGCGCGCCATCTACGACGAGCTGCTGGAGCGCGTCGCCGACCGGGCCCGCAGCATCCGGATGGGCAACCCGCTCGACGACGACACCGAGCTTGGCCCGCTGGCGTTCGAAGACCAGCGCGACAAGGTGGCGTCCTACGTCGACCTCGGCCGGGCAGAAGGCGCCCGGGTGCTCACGGGCGGGCAGGCCACCGACGGCGGTCTCGGCGGGTTCTTCTACGAACCAACGGTTCTGGTGGATGTCACCAATCAGATGCGCGTGGTTCGCGAAGAGATCTTCGGACCGGTCGCGGCGATCATGCCGTTCGATTCCGAGGACGAGGTCGTGCAGCTGGCCAACGACACCGAGTACGGTCTGGCGGCCGGCGTGTGGACGTCCAACCTGGCGCGGGCCCACCGGATGGCCGGCCGGCTCGACGCCGGCACCATCTGGGTCAACACCTACCGGGCCATGTCCCCGATGTCTCCCCGGCAGGGCTTCAAGAGCAGTGGCGTCGGCATCGAACATGGCACCGAGACCATGAAGGAATACACCCGGCTCAAGAGCGTGTGGATCAACACCAACGAGGGGCCGGTTCCAGACCCGTTCGTGATGCGGAGCTGACATGCCACTCGTCGAAGTCACCATCGCCGAGGGCCGTTCTGGCGAGCAGATCCGCGCCATGATGCACGAAGTGCACGAGGCCGTGCTGCGGACCGTGAACACGCAGCCTGAGCACATCCGCGTCATCGTCCGCGAGGTTACCCGGACTCATTGGGCAACAGGCGATCTCACCATCGCCGAGATGAAGGAGCAATCATGAGATTTTCGTTGTTTGTGCACATGGAGCGGTGGGACGAGTCGGTCAGCCACCGTCAGCTCTTCGAGAACCTCGCCGAGCTGTCCCTGATGGCCGAGGCCGGCGGCTTCTCCACGGTGTGGATCGGTGAGCACCACGCCATGGAGTACACGATCTCGCCGAGCCCGATGCCACTGCTGGCCTACCTGGCCGGTAAGACCTCGACGATCCGGCTGGGCGCGGGCACCATCATCGCACCGTTCTGGAATCCCATCCGGGCCGCGGGCGAATGTGCGCTGCTCGACGTGATCAGCAACGGCCGCATGGAAGTTGGCTTGGCCCGCGGCGCGTACCAGATCGAGTTCGACCGCATGATGCCCGGGCTGTCCGCCGCCGAGGGCGGCAAGCACCTGCGCGAACTGGTGCCCGCGGTGCGCAAGCTGTGGCAGGGCGACTACGCGCACGACGGCGAGATCTGGCAGTTCCCGACGTCGACGAGTGTGCCCAAGCCCGTGCAGGAGCCGATGCCGCCCATGTGGATCGCGGCACGCGACCCCGATTCGCACGACTTCGCGGTGGCCCAGGGCTGCAACGTGATGGTGACCCCACTGATGAAGGGCGACGAGGAGGTCGTCGACCTCAAGCACAAGTTCGATACCGCTGTCGGCAATCACCCGGAACTGCCCCGCCCCGAAATCATGGTGTTGCGCCACACCCACGTTCACGCCACCGAGGACCCTGACGGCTGGCGCCCCGCCGCCGCGGCGATCTCGAAGTTCTATCGCACCTTCGACGCGTGGTTCGGCAACAAGACCACTCCCGTCAATGGATTCCTCGAACCCAGCCCCGAGTCGAAGTTCGCCCAGCGTCCCGAGTTCGAACTCGAGTCCCTGCACCGGACCGCGATGATCGGCACACCGGACGAAGTCATCGAGCGTCTGCGGTCCTACCAGGAACTCGGCATCGATGAGTTCAGCTTCTGGTGCGACAACAGCCTGCCGCACGACGAGAAGCGCAAGTCGCTCGAACTGTTCATCAAAGAGGTCGTTCCCGCCTTCCAGTAAGGAGCCAACAATGAGCGGACTCCGCAGCGGTGTACGGATCAGCGCCGTCGACCTACAGGATGCCCAGCGCCGCGCCGCCATCCAGCGGGTCGCCGCGCCCGAGCAACCCGTGCTGCTCGACATCGAGGTGTTGATCGACCGAGACACCCGCGCGGCGTTCGACGCGCTCAGCGCTGCGCCCGCAAGCAGCGCGTTGCGTTACGTCGGCACGCCGCGCGGGCTCGCCGGCCTGATCGCCGACGTGCAGCGTCTCGGTATCGCCGACGGTGTGGTGCTCAAGCCTCTCAACGACAGCCCGGTCACGGACCTCATGTTGGAGGAACTTGCGCCGGGGCTGTGCGCCTGAGCCGACGTGCGAGCGCGGCACGCAACCGCGTCAGCCGGCGAACGGGTCCGCAGCCGCGGCGATACGCGCGGCGGCATCGTCGAGAATCGCCTCCCCGTGGCCGAACCCGGCGCGCTGCGCACCCGTCGCCGCGAGTTTGGCGACCGACTCGGCCAGCTCCACGCGGTCGGTGTTGAACACCCCGAGTATCACCTGGCCGTTGAACTCCGCGACCACGTCACCGGTGAGCACCGCATCGGCAGCCGGCAGATACAGCGCGATGCTGCCCGGAGTGTGGCCGGGCACGCCGATCACCCGTGCCCCGCCGGCGAAGTCCAGCACGTCACCGTCGCCCACTGCCCGGTCCACCCGGCACGCCGGACCGTGCGGGGACGCATCGAAGTCGGGCCGCAGCGTCCGCTCCCCGTCCGTCAACACCGGCAGCGGCCCCGGTTCGTCACCGCGGACGAACTCGGCATCGCCCTTGCCTGCAATGACCTCCACGTCGGACCAGTCGGCGATCTCGGCGGCCGCACCACAGTGGTCCTCGTGAAAATGGGTCAGCACGATGCGCTTGACGTGAATCCGCCGCAGGCCCAGATCGGTGAGCGCATCAGCGATGAGCTCGGCGCTGTCCGGCCACCCGGTGTCGATCAAGGTCACACCGTCAGGCTCGATCCACAGATAGCTGTTGAGCAGGTGAGCCTGGCCGCCGGGAATCCGTAGCCGGTAGAGCGACTTCGCCATCTCGAGTAGGTCGGGCATGCTTCGACGCTACCGACGTTCGAGCCGGGTCCGGCCTTGACTTCGCTCACAGCGCACTATTTCCGAACGTGCAGGTGATCAAGCCATCGCGCGGCGGCCGGCCAACGCCCGGCCCAGGGTGAGCTCGTCGGCGAACTCGAGGTCACCGCCCATCGGCAGGCCCGAGGCGATGCGGGTGACGGTCAGGCCGGGGATGTCGCGCAGCATGCGGACCAGATAGGTGGCCGTGGCCTCGCCCTCGGTGTTCGGGTCGGTGGCGATGATCACCTCGGCCACGTCGACACCGTCGACGCGCTCACCGATGCGGTTGAGCAGTTCACGGATGCGCAACTGGTCGGGCCCGACACCCGACAACGGGTCAAGCGCCCCGCCCAGCACGTGATAGCGCCCGCGGAATTCACGGGTGCGCTCGACGGCCTGCACATCCTTGGGTTCCTCGACCACGCACACCAGCGAGGCGTCGCGGCGGGGGTCACGGCAGATGCGGCACCGTTCCTCATCGGAGACGTTGCCGCACACCGCGCAGAACGTCACGCCGTCCCGGATCCGGCCGAGGACCGCGGTCAGCCGGTCGATGTCCGGCGGCTCGACGCTCAGCAGGTGAAAGGCGATCCGCTGGGCACTCTTGGGCCCGATACCGGGCAGCTTGCCCAGCTCGTCGATCAGATCCTGGACCGGACCCTCAAACATTGCGGTTCAACTCAGAGTCCCGGGATACCGAATCCACCCATGCCGCTGGCCAGCGGGCCGAGCCGGCTCTGCGCCAGGGCGGTCACCTGGTTGGACGCGTCGGCCAGGGCGCCGACGATCAGATCCTGCAGCGTCTCAGGGTCGGCCGGATCGATCACTTTGGGATCGATGGCCACCGCGATCACCTCGCCGCTGCCCTTGACCGTGACCTGCACCAGGCCACCGCCGGCCTGGCCGTGCACCTCGGCGTTGGCCAGCGCCTCCTGCGCCTCCATGAGCTGCTGCTGCACCTGCTGCGCCTGCGCCAGCAGGGCCGACATATCGGGCGTGCCTCCGGGTTGCATGACTGGTCCCCTTGCCGTGTTGGTTGCGTCTTGGTCTCGACTTGGTTGCTCTCGCCTGTCGGCGGCGATTCGGACTTCCAGCCTAGTCGGCGGGCGGGCTAGCGTGGCGCCCGTGCGAGTCCCAGCCTGCGTGCGTGTCGGCACCGCGATAGTCAGCAGCGTCGTCGTCGCTGCGACTGCCCCGGCCATCGTCGACGCTCCCCCCGCCAGTGCCGCTCCCTCCAACATCGCCGGGATGATCGTGTTCCTCGATCCCGGCCACAACGGCGCCAACGACGCGTCGATCAGCCGCCAGGTGCCCACCGGCCGTGGCGGCACCAAGGACTGTCAGGCCAGCGGCACCTCTACCGACGACGGGTTCCCCGAGCACACCTTCGCCTGGGACACCACCCTGCGAGTGCGTGCCGCGCTGAACCAGATGGGCGTGCGCACCGCGATGTCACGCGGCAACGACAACGCGCTGGGGCCATGCGTCGACGAACGCGCGGCGATGGCGAATGCGTTGCGCCCCAACGCGATCGTGTCGATCCACGCCGACGGCGGGCCGGCCAACGGCCGCGGGTTCCACGTGCTGTACTCGTCGCCGCCGCTGAACAACGCGCAGGCCGGCCCGTCGGTGCAGTTCGCCCAGACCATGCGCGATCAGCTGTCCGCGTCCGGCATCCCGCCGGCCACCTACATCGGATCCGGCGGTCTGAATCCTCGCTCGGACATCGCCGGGCTCAACCTGGCGCAGTTCCCGTCGATCCTCGTCGAGTGCGGCAACATGAAGAACCCGGTCGACTCGGCACTGATGAAAACCCCGGACGGCCGGCAGAAGTACGCCGAGGCGATCGTCCGGGGCATCGCTGCATACCTGGGTACGCAGGCGCGCTAGCTGCCTTCGACTTCCTTCTTCAGGTTCGCCAGCACCTCGTCCTGGATCTTGCGCAGGCCCAGCGGTGCGAAGGTCTTCTCGAAGAAGCCCTTGATCCCGCCGGCGCCGGTCCAGGTGGTCTTGAGGTTGACCGACGACCCGGTCCCCGCCGGGGCAACGGTCCAGTTGGTCACCAGGCTGGAATTCGCGTCCTTCTCGATCACCGTGTGCCCGGCCACATCCACCGACGCCTTGACGTCACGCACGCGGGACTCCGTGGCCTGCAGCTTCCAGGTGGCCACGGTGCCGGCACCCTGACCGCCCTCGAGCACCTGGTAATCGCGGTAATGCGAGGAAAGGATCTTCGGGCGCACGGTCTGGTAGTCCGCGATCGCGGCGAACACAGCGGCCGGTTCTGCGTTGATCAGAACCGTGCTGACCGCGCTGACCTGTCCCATCAGTCAAACTCCTTAACTCGTGTCTGCGGTCGCATCGATGGCAACCTCCGACTAGCGTATATGTGTGTCTGTTGTTACGACTGACGCACAAGCTGTCCATGCCCAGGGTGTGCAGCGCCTCTTGGACAGTTACCGCGCCATACCGCCCAATGCGACGGTTCGGCTTGCCAAGCCCACGTCGAACCTCTTCCGTGCGCGAGATCGCAACAAAGCCAAGGGCCTCGACGTCTCCGGTCTCACCAATGTGATTGCCGTCGACGCCGACGCCCGCACCGCCGACGTGGCAGGCATGTGCACCTACGAAGATCTGGTGGCCGCGACGCTCCCGCACGGCCTCGCACCGCTGGTGGTGCCGCAACTCAAGACCATCACACTGGGCGGCGCGGTCACCGGGCTGGGCATCGAGTCGACGTCGTTCCGCAACGGCCTGCCGCACGAATCGGTGCTGGAGATGGACATTCTCACCGGGACCGGCGAGATCGTCACCGCAAGCCGGGACCGGTGCTCAGACCTCTTTCATGCCTTCCCCAATTCCTATGGCACCCTCGGCTATTCGACCCGGTTGCGGATCGAGCTGGAACCTGTCACGCCGTTCGTCGAATTGCGGCACCTGCGGTTCCACTCACTGCCCGAACTGGTCGCCGCGATGGATCGGATCATCGAGACCGGCGGTCTGGACGGCACACCGGTCGATTACCTCGACGGCGTGGTGTTCAGCGCCGACGAGAGTTACCTGTGCGTCGGGTTCAAGACGACGACACCGGGTCCGGTCAGCGACTACACCGGTCAGGACATCTACTACCGCTCGATCCAGCACCCGCAGGGCGAGAAGCACGACCGGCTGACCATCCACGACTACCTGTGGCGGTGGGACACCGACTGGTTCTGGTGCTCACGGGCCTTCGGCGCCCAGAACCCGACGATCCGTCGCTTCTGGCCACGCCGACTGCGGCGCAGCAGCTTCTACTGGAAACTGGTCGGCTACGACCAGCGGTTCGACATCGCCGACCGGATCGAGAAGCGCCACGGCCGGCCACCGCGCGAGCGGGTGGTGCAGGACATCGAGGTGCCCGTCGAACACTGCGAACCGTTCCTCAAGTGGTTCCTGGACAACATTCCGATCGAACCGATCTGGCTGTGTCCCTTACGGTTACGTGAAGACGACCGCAACGGTGCGGGTTGGCCCCTCTATCCACTGCGTACCCACCACACCTACGTCAACGTGGGGTTCTGGTCCTCGGTACCCGTCGGCCCCGAGGAGGGCCACACCAACAAACTGATCGAGACCAAGGTCAGCGAGCTCGACGGGCACAAGTCCCTGTATTCCGATTCCTACTACTCGCGTGAGGACTTCGACGAGCTCTACGGCGGCGAGGCCTACAAGACCGTCAAGAAGTCCTACGACCCCGATTCACGTCTGTTTGATCTGTATTCGAAAGCCGTCTTGCGCCGATGAATGGAGAGCAGCGATGACCACCTTCAAAGAACACTCGACGCACCCAGGAGACCACAAGCTCACCCTCGCCGAGATCCTGGAGATTTTCGCCTCCGGCTCGATGCCGCTGAAATTCACCGCCTACGACGGCAGTTCCGCGGGGCCGGAGAGTGCCACGCTCGGCCTGGACCTCAAGACCCCGCGCGGCACCACGTATCTGGCCACCGCCCCCGGCGATCTCGGGTTGGCCCGCGCCTACGTGTCCGGCGACCTGGAACCGCTCGGGGTGCATCCCGGTGACCCCTACCCGCTGCTGTGCGCGCTGGCCGAGAAGATGGCGTTCAAACGTCCACCGGCCCGGGTGCTGGCCAACATCGTCCGCTCCATCGGCATCGAACATCTCAAGCCCATCGCGCCGCCTCCCCAGGAGGCGCTGCCGCGGTGGCGCCGGATGATGGAAGGCTTGCGGCACAGCAAGACCCGCGATGCCGATGCGATCCACCACCACTACGACGTCTCGAACACCTTCTACGAATGGGTGCTCGGGCCGTCGATGACCTACACCTGCGCGTGCTACCCGGACGCCGATGCCGGCCTGGAAGAAGCGCAGGACAACAAGTACCGGCTGGTGTTCGAGAAGCTGCGGCTGCAACCCGGTGACCGACTGCTCGACGTCGGCTGCGGCTGGGGCGGCATGGTGCGTTACGCGGCGCGCCACGGTGTCAACACGCTCGGGGTGACGCTGTCGCGCGAGCAGGCCCGCTGGGCGCGGCAGGCCATCGCCGACGAGGGGCTCAGCGACCTGGCGGAGGTGCGCCACGGCGACTACCGCGACATCACCGAGACCGGATTCGACGCAGTGTCCTCGATCGGGCTCACCGAGCACATCGGCGTGCACAACTACCCGGCGTACTTCGGTTTCCTCAAATCGAAGATGCGACCCGGTGCGCTGCTGCTCAACCACTGCATCACCCGCCACGACAACAGATCCGGTGCCGCCGCAGGCGGATTCATCGACCGGTACGTGTTCCCGGACGGGGAACTGACCGGCTCCGGCCGGATCATCGCCGAGGTGCAGGACGTCGGCTTGGAGGTCATGCACGAGGAGAACCTGCGCAACCACTACGCGATGACGCTGCGCGATTGGTGCGCCAACCTGGTCGAGCACTGGGACGAGGCCGTGGCCGAGGTCGGGCTGCCCACCGCGAAGGTGTGGGGCCTGTACATGGCCGGGTCACGCCTCGGCTTCGAGACGAATGTCATCCAGCTGCACCAGGTTCTGGCGGTCAAGCTCGATGACCGCGGCAGCGACGGCGGACTGCCGCTGCGGCCGTGGTGGACGGCCTAGACGAGGGCCGACTCGCGTCAGCTCTCGATCTTGCGTGCGCCCAGCTCGTTCTGCAGCAGTTCCAGCGCAACCTCCTCGGGGTCGCGACGCGGCCCGGCCTCGCTTTGCCCGGCTTCGGCGAGCATCTGCTCTTCCTCGTCCTCCTGGGACATCGGCTCGGGTTCCGGCTCCGGTTCCGGTTCGGGAATGACCCGGCCCGGGCGGGTGGGCACCCGTGGCGGAGGCTTCGCGGCCTTCGGCGGGGGCGGCGGGGCCGTCTCCGCGGTGCCGACCTCACAGCGGATCTGCCAATCCACCCCGAGCGCATCCTTCAAGGCATCCCGGATCACGTCGGCATTGCGTGACTCGGTCAGCCGCTTCGCCAGTGGCGGTGAATCATGGGACAGCACAAGGGTTTTGTCCTCGACGGCCCGCACGATCGCCCCCGATAGCATGACCTCGGTGGTGCGGCTACGTTCGCGGACCTTCTCCCGCACCGTCGTCCACATGGACCGGACCGCGGCGGCGTTGGGCTCGCCACCGGCAGCCGCGGGCGCCGATACCGGCTCGGGCTCGGGCTCGGGGGCCGGCGGCTCGGGCTCGAAGTCGGGCTCGGGCGGGAGCGGCGGCTCGGGCTCGGACGCCGGAGCGGGCGTCGGCTCGGGCATCTGAGGCGGGGGCGGTGTGGAGACCGGTTCGGGAGCGGCCACCGGCTGCGGCGCGGCGGCGGGTTCGGGAGCAGGCGTCGGGGCCGGCGCGGGTGGGGTGGGCGTCGGGGCCGGCGCAGGCGTCGGTGGCGTCGGGGCCGGCGCTGGTGGGGTTGGCGTCGGGGCCGGCGGGGGTGCCTCGGCGGCGGCCGGCGTCGCCTGACTGCGGCGGACGAAGGTCTTGGCCGGCTCGGCAGGCCGGGCCGCCGACGCCTGGGCCTCGCCGGCCGGGATCGACATGTCCAGCCGGGTCTCGATGCGTTCGATGCGCTGCAGCAGGGCCGATTCGGTGTCGTGCGCCGACGGCAGCAGCAGCCGCGCGCACACCACTTCGAGCAGCAGCCGGGGTGCGGTGGCCCCGCGCATCTCACCGAGGCCGGCGTGCACCACCTCGGCGTAGCGCGTCAGCGTGGCCGCGCCCAGCTTGGCGGCCTGCTCACGCATCCGCTCCAGCACGTCGTCCGGGGCGTCCACCACACCCCGGGTGACCGCGTCGGGCACGGCCTGCAACACAATCAGGTCGCGGAAGCGTTCCAGCAGATCGGTGGCGAAGCGCCGCGGATCATGACCGGCGTCCATCACCGCCTCCACGGCACCGAACAACGCGGCCGCATCCCCCGCCGCCAGCGCCTCGACCGCGTCGTCGATGAGCGCCATGTCGGTGGCACCGAGCAGGGCCAGCGCCCGCTGATAGGTGATGTGATTGCCGCCGCCGGCCTGTTCCGAGCCGGCCAGCAGCTGATCGAGCACCGAGAGCGTGTCGCGGGGTGAGCCGCCGCCGGCGCGGATGACCAGTGGGTACACCGCGTCGTCGACGTTGACGTTCTCTTCGGCGCAGATGCGCTCGAGCAGCGGGCGCATGGTGCGCGGCGCCAGGAGCCGGAACGGGTAGTGGTGCGTACGCGACCGGATGGTCGGCAGCACCTTCTCCGGTTCGGTGGTGGCGAAGACGAAGATCAGGTGCTCGGGTGGCTCCTCGACGATCTTG
The genomic region above belongs to Mycolicibacterium sp. HK-90 and contains:
- a CDS encoding DNA polymerase III subunits gamma/tau, with product MALYRKYRPASFAEVVGQEHVTEPLSTALTAGRINHAYLFSGPRGCGKTSSARILARSLNCEQGPTPTPCGVCDSCVALAPNGPGNLDVTELDAASHGGVDDTRELRDRAFFTPAQSRYRIFIIDEAHMVTTAGFNALLKIVEEPPEHLIFVFATTEPEKVLPTIRSRTHHYPFRLLAPRTMRPLLERICAEENVNVDDAVYPLVIRAGGGSPRDTLSVLDQLLAGSEQAGGGNHITYQRALALLGATDMALIDDAVEALAAGDAAALFGAVEAVMDAGHDPRRFATDLLERFRDLIVLQAVPDAVTRGVVDAPDDVLERMREQAAKLGAATLTRYAEVVHAGLGEMRGATAPRLLLEVVCARLLLPSAHDTESALLQRIERIETRLDMSIPAGEAQASAARPAEPAKTFVRRSQATPAAAEAPPPAPTPTPPAPAPTPPTPAPAPTPTPPAPAPTPAPEPAAAPQPVAAPEPVSTPPPPQMPEPTPAPASEPEPPLPPEPDFEPEPPAPEPEPEPVSAPAAAGGEPNAAAVRSMWTTVREKVRERSRTTEVMLSGAIVRAVEDKTLVLSHDSPPLAKRLTESRNADVIRDALKDALGVDWQIRCEVGTAETAPPPPPKAAKPPPRVPTRPGRVIPEPEPEPEPEPMSQEDEEEQMLAEAGQSEAGPRRDPEEVALELLQNELGARKIES
- a CDS encoding class I SAM-dependent methyltransferase, which gives rise to MTTFKEHSTHPGDHKLTLAEILEIFASGSMPLKFTAYDGSSAGPESATLGLDLKTPRGTTYLATAPGDLGLARAYVSGDLEPLGVHPGDPYPLLCALAEKMAFKRPPARVLANIVRSIGIEHLKPIAPPPQEALPRWRRMMEGLRHSKTRDADAIHHHYDVSNTFYEWVLGPSMTYTCACYPDADAGLEEAQDNKYRLVFEKLRLQPGDRLLDVGCGWGGMVRYAARHGVNTLGVTLSREQARWARQAIADEGLSDLAEVRHGDYRDITETGFDAVSSIGLTEHIGVHNYPAYFGFLKSKMRPGALLLNHCITRHDNRSGAAAGGFIDRYVFPDGELTGSGRIIAEVQDVGLEVMHEENLRNHYAMTLRDWCANLVEHWDEAVAEVGLPTAKVWGLYMAGSRLGFETNVIQLHQVLAVKLDDRGSDGGLPLRPWWTA
- a CDS encoding FAD-binding oxidoreductase, producing the protein MSVVTTDAQAVHAQGVQRLLDSYRAIPPNATVRLAKPTSNLFRARDRNKAKGLDVSGLTNVIAVDADARTADVAGMCTYEDLVAATLPHGLAPLVVPQLKTITLGGAVTGLGIESTSFRNGLPHESVLEMDILTGTGEIVTASRDRCSDLFHAFPNSYGTLGYSTRLRIELEPVTPFVELRHLRFHSLPELVAAMDRIIETGGLDGTPVDYLDGVVFSADESYLCVGFKTTTPGPVSDYTGQDIYYRSIQHPQGEKHDRLTIHDYLWRWDTDWFWCSRAFGAQNPTIRRFWPRRLRRSSFYWKLVGYDQRFDIADRIEKRHGRPPRERVVQDIEVPVEHCEPFLKWFLDNIPIEPIWLCPLRLREDDRNGAGWPLYPLRTHHTYVNVGFWSSVPVGPEEGHTNKLIETKVSELDGHKSLYSDSYYSREDFDELYGGEAYKTVKKSYDPDSRLFDLYSKAVLRR